One window of the Acinetobacter equi genome contains the following:
- the phnX gene encoding phosphonoacetaldehyde hydrolase has translation MKYDQPDQLQAVILDWAGTVVDFGSFAPTQIFVEAFREFGIEVSLEESRGPMGMGKWDHIRTLCNIPEIAERYREKFGRLPTDDDVTAIYNRFMPLQIEKIAVHSALIPGALDTISNLRSKGLKIGTCSGYPKVVMDKVVELAARNGYEPDCVVATDEVPNGRPYPAQSLQNVISLGISDVAACVKVDDTWPGILEGRSAGMWTVALTCSGNALGLTYEEYKRLDENKLNEERLRIEHLFEASRPHYFIDTIAELPNVIDDINERLKRGEMPQNY, from the coding sequence ATGAAATATGATCAACCAGATCAATTACAAGCAGTAATTTTAGATTGGGCAGGGACGGTGGTGGATTTTGGTTCATTTGCACCTACCCAAATTTTTGTTGAGGCTTTTCGTGAGTTTGGTATCGAGGTTTCTTTAGAAGAATCACGAGGTCCTATGGGAATGGGGAAATGGGATCACATTCGGACGTTATGTAATATTCCTGAAATTGCAGAACGATATCGTGAAAAATTTGGTCGACTTCCAACTGATGATGATGTGACGGCAATTTATAATCGATTTATGCCCTTACAAATAGAAAAAATTGCAGTACATTCTGCTTTAATACCAGGAGCCCTAGATACTATTTCCAATTTAAGATCTAAAGGATTAAAAATAGGAACTTGTTCTGGATATCCTAAAGTTGTTATGGATAAAGTTGTAGAGTTAGCAGCTCGAAATGGATATGAACCAGACTGTGTTGTTGCAACGGATGAAGTTCCAAATGGACGTCCTTATCCAGCTCAATCTCTACAAAATGTAATTTCATTAGGTATTAGTGATGTTGCTGCATGTGTAAAAGTTGATGATACATGGCCTGGTATTTTGGAGGGACGAAGTGCTGGAATGTGGACAGTTGCTTTAACGTGTTCTGGAAATGCTTTAGGATTAACCTATGAGGAATATAAAAGGTTAGATGAAAATAAATTGAATGAGGAGCGTCTTCGAATTGAACACTTATTTGAGGCATCTCGACCACATTATTTTATCGATACGATTGCAGAATTACCAAATGTTATTGATGACATTAATGAAAGATTGAAGCGTGGTGAGATGCCACAAAACTATTAA
- a CDS encoding alanine/glycine:cation symporter family protein — protein sequence MQNLQSFMETLSGWVWGPYMLVLIVGTGIFLTFRLLFWQFRMLPLAFKQVFSKHKGEKNQQGDISQFASLMTALSATIGTGNIAGVATACVLGGPGAVFWMWMTALFGMATKYGEGVLAVKYRIKNEKGEMSGGPMYYIERGLKWKWLAIIFALFGTLASFGIGSSVQSNTVALTVEHSLHIDTWITGIVITVFSALVILGGIKSISKASSIIVPFMAIGYVAGGIIIILNNLELVMPALELIFKDAFTGEAVAGGAVGAAIRYGVARGVFSNEAGMGSAPIAAAAAKTDHPARQGLVSMTGTFIDTIIVCSITGIVLVMGFIIAGNSFGDSTGAVLTTKAFDQLLPGFGGWVVTFGVVFFAYSTILGWCYYGEKCCSYLLGEKFVLLYRIIYIISVFIGCVATLDLVWLFADIFNGLMAVPNLIALLLLSGVIAKESKDFIAKRKSGELY from the coding sequence ATGCAAAATTTACAATCTTTTATGGAAACATTAAGCGGTTGGGTCTGGGGTCCTTATATGCTTGTACTCATTGTTGGTACAGGGATTTTCCTGACTTTCCGCCTTTTGTTTTGGCAATTTAGGATGTTGCCTTTAGCGTTTAAACAAGTCTTTAGCAAACATAAAGGTGAAAAAAATCAACAAGGTGATATTTCACAATTTGCTTCATTAATGACAGCACTCTCTGCAACAATTGGAACGGGTAATATTGCTGGTGTTGCAACAGCATGTGTTCTAGGTGGTCCAGGTGCTGTATTTTGGATGTGGATGACTGCTCTATTTGGAATGGCAACTAAATATGGTGAAGGGGTTTTAGCGGTTAAATATCGAATAAAAAATGAAAAAGGAGAAATGTCTGGCGGTCCAATGTATTACATTGAACGTGGTTTAAAATGGAAATGGTTAGCCATTATTTTTGCTCTTTTTGGTACGCTTGCTTCTTTTGGTATTGGAAGTTCAGTTCAATCCAATACCGTTGCTCTTACTGTGGAACATAGCCTACATATCGACACTTGGATTACAGGTATTGTAATTACTGTTTTTTCCGCATTGGTTATTTTAGGCGGGATTAAATCAATTTCTAAAGCTTCATCCATTATTGTTCCATTTATGGCAATTGGCTATGTAGCTGGTGGCATAATTATTATTTTAAATAATTTAGAACTTGTAATGCCTGCACTAGAACTCATTTTTAAAGATGCATTTACAGGTGAAGCAGTTGCTGGTGGAGCTGTTGGTGCTGCAATTCGTTACGGTGTTGCTCGTGGTGTATTTTCTAATGAAGCTGGGATGGGGTCTGCACCAATTGCGGCAGCTGCTGCAAAAACAGATCACCCTGCTCGACAAGGATTAGTCTCAATGACAGGTACTTTTATTGATACCATCATTGTATGCTCAATTACGGGCATTGTTTTAGTTATGGGCTTTATTATCGCAGGAAATTCTTTCGGTGATTCAACAGGTGCTGTACTCACAACAAAAGCATTTGACCAACTATTACCAGGTTTTGGTGGTTGGGTTGTTACATTTGGTGTAGTTTTCTTTGCCTATTCAACTATTTTAGGTTGGTGCTACTACGGTGAAAAATGCTGTTCTTACTTATTAGGTGAAAAGTTCGTTCTGCTATACCGCATTATCTATATCATCTCTGTCTTTATTGGATGTGTAGCAACACTCGATCTTGTTTGGTTATTCGCTGATATATTTAATGGACTGATGGCTGTACCAAACTTAATTGCTTTATTATTGCTTTCAGGTGTGATTGCAAAAGAATCTAAAGACTTTATTGCGAAACGAAAATCTGGCGAACTCTACTAA
- a CDS encoding MFS transporter, with protein sequence MERTQYSIPLADNNTPAFRRAQWRMLFAAMFCYLFFYTGRQTFGFAIPGIQAEFGLSSAALGWISASMLWAYAIGQAINGNLADKFGGRRIMTTGAVLSCGANWIVSFASGFFSLIIPWAANGYLQALGWAPGSRLLSNWWGVSERGKVYGFYVFAAGCASILSYVTSVVVIEVFQLEWRWIFRLPVLLMLAGGILFFFVARERPEDLGFKPLENTGVANEEDKAQELAGDVEETSWQRYKAILKNVKLLIAAVSLGFQNAARYGLIIWVPVHFLGSNWKSGDAGIDPIWITVALPVGMAVGALTNGWVSDRLFGSKRYLAIILYMVLGAITSLWMWTLPTYSSVAIGALFLCGFFVYGPASSFWALCPDLAGAKRAGTATGVMNFASYLFAGLAEPLIGSVLDMTGNTSLIFMIVTIACACSAFVALFVRR encoded by the coding sequence ATGGAACGAACACAATATTCAATACCATTAGCTGATAATAATACACCAGCATTTCGACGTGCACAGTGGAGAATGTTATTTGCTGCAATGTTTTGTTATCTATTTTTTTATACAGGTCGACAAACATTTGGTTTTGCCATACCTGGTATACAAGCAGAATTTGGGTTAAGTAGTGCAGCTCTAGGATGGATTTCTGCAAGTATGTTGTGGGCTTATGCTATTGGGCAAGCAATTAATGGAAATTTGGCGGATAAATTTGGAGGCCGCCGTATTATGACAACAGGAGCAGTACTTTCCTGTGGTGCGAATTGGATTGTAAGTTTTGCAAGTGGTTTTTTTAGTTTAATTATTCCATGGGCTGCAAATGGATATTTACAAGCTCTAGGTTGGGCACCAGGAAGCCGTTTACTTTCAAATTGGTGGGGTGTTTCTGAACGTGGAAAAGTATATGGATTTTATGTATTTGCAGCAGGTTGTGCATCCATTTTGTCGTATGTAACTTCTGTTGTTGTAATTGAAGTTTTTCAGTTGGAATGGAGATGGATTTTCCGTTTACCAGTTTTACTTATGTTGGCAGGAGGTATTTTATTTTTCTTTGTTGCACGTGAACGACCAGAAGATCTTGGTTTTAAACCGCTAGAAAATACTGGTGTTGCAAATGAAGAAGATAAAGCTCAAGAATTAGCAGGTGATGTAGAAGAAACATCGTGGCAACGTTATAAAGCAATATTAAAGAATGTAAAGCTTTTAATTGCGGCAGTGTCATTAGGATTTCAAAATGCGGCACGTTATGGATTGATTATTTGGGTTCCTGTGCATTTTTTAGGTTCGAATTGGAAATCAGGAGATGCGGGGATTGATCCTATCTGGATTACCGTTGCATTACCAGTTGGAATGGCTGTTGGTGCACTAACTAATGGATGGGTTTCTGACAGATTATTTGGATCGAAACGTTATTTAGCCATTATTCTTTATATGGTTTTAGGTGCTATTACAAGTTTATGGATGTGGACACTTCCTACATATAGTTCTGTTGCAATTGGTGCTTTATTTTTATGTGGCTTCTTTGTCTATGGTCCAGCCTCTAGTTTTTGGGCATTGTGTCCAGATTTAGCAGGTGCTAAACGAGCAGGTACTGCAACTGGGGTTATGAATTTTGCATCATATTTATTTGCAGGATTGGCAGAGCCACTAATTGGTAGTGTATTAGACATGACAGGTAATACATCTCTAATTTTTATGATTGTGACGATTGCCTGTGCTTGTAGTGCTTTTGTTGCTTTGTTTGTAAGACGATAA
- a CDS encoding LysR substrate-binding domain-containing protein, translated as MHQYHKWLRSFYAVAYKGSFTTAAEYLSIGQPTVSEQVKALEKVFKVELFHRNGNTVEMSLAGQKLYEIAKPLFKLEEEAIHLLQSFQQKKVGMFRIGAVSPPIAMELTHELRMQYPTIDFKTSFYSATETITRLRNFDIDIAILARSNFEADLYTQVYKRYPIVAVVREDHPWAKEKEVFLEQLQHEKIILREEGSQTRVQVENICHERNIKLNSVMQMNSREAIFYAIAQGSGIGFVSEIEFVDMLNLQPIKFTGHPFYIEYRLCCLNLRKDRQMISEVFQHYAID; from the coding sequence ATGCATCAATATCATAAGTGGTTACGTTCATTTTATGCTGTGGCTTATAAAGGGAGTTTTACAACAGCAGCTGAATATTTGAGTATTGGTCAACCCACGGTCAGTGAACAAGTCAAAGCATTAGAGAAAGTATTTAAGGTTGAATTATTTCATCGGAATGGAAATACGGTTGAAATGAGTTTGGCTGGACAAAAATTATATGAAATAGCAAAACCATTATTTAAGTTAGAAGAGGAGGCAATTCATTTACTACAAAGTTTTCAGCAGAAAAAAGTAGGGATGTTTCGCATAGGTGCAGTTTCTCCACCTATTGCTATGGAATTGACGCATGAATTAAGGATGCAGTATCCGACAATTGATTTTAAAACATCATTTTATTCTGCAACTGAGACAATTACTCGGTTACGAAACTTTGATATAGATATTGCAATATTGGCAAGATCAAATTTTGAAGCGGATTTATATACACAAGTTTATAAGCGCTATCCAATTGTTGCTGTAGTTCGAGAAGATCATCCTTGGGCAAAGGAAAAAGAAGTTTTTCTTGAACAACTTCAGCATGAGAAAATTATTTTAAGGGAAGAAGGATCTCAAACTCGTGTCCAAGTTGAAAATATATGTCACGAACGAAACATTAAATTAAATAGTGTTATGCAAATGAATAGCCGTGAAGCAATTTTCTATGCAATTGCACAAGGAAGCGGAATAGGTTTTGTCTCTGAAATAGAATTTGTCGACATGCTAAATCTTCAGCCAATTAAGTTTACTGGTCATCCTTTTTATATTGAATATCGCTTGTGTTGCTTAAATTTAAGAAAGGATCGTCAAATGATATCTGAAGTATTTCAGCATTATGCAATAGATTAA
- the psrA gene encoding iron-containing alcohol dehydrogenase PsrA, translating into MVDTFYNPVTTYFGKGSLCKLKELTENETVTLVTFPEAESLGLIEKIKLLLGDRLVHIIQNVQPNPDVIQLKEIYEYFWEKFEDCDTVLAIGGGSSIDTAKALIVGTESKKFEELLEPLVTGKKFTPTKYKKLIAVPTTAGTGSEVTPWATIWDSKEQKKYSLHLDCTWPKVAIIDPDLMLTVPRAITISTGLDALSHALESIWNVNSNPVSDIFAISAIEDILDCLPKLSQDLLNENLRSKMALAALKAGIAFSNTKTALAHSISYEMTLRYGLAHGIACSFTLPYVLGLAWGKSKSRDQIFKKMFGNSLEDAQTQLLNFLHSLDVKTEFCDYGVYADEQMEMINYAMQGARGKNFIGVSLS; encoded by the coding sequence TGAAGCTGAAAGTTTAGGGTTAATTGAGAAAATTAAGCTGTTATTGGGAGATCGGTTGGTTCATATAATTCAAAATGTTCAACCTAATCCTGATGTAATTCAACTCAAAGAAATATATGAATATTTTTGGGAGAAATTTGAAGATTGCGATACTGTTCTAGCAATTGGTGGCGGAAGTTCAATTGATACAGCAAAGGCACTTATTGTTGGAACAGAATCAAAAAAATTTGAAGAGTTACTTGAACCTTTAGTAACAGGGAAAAAGTTTACACCTACAAAATATAAAAAATTAATCGCTGTTCCAACGACTGCAGGAACAGGCAGTGAAGTAACACCTTGGGCAACAATTTGGGATAGTAAAGAACAAAAAAAATACTCTTTGCATTTGGATTGTACATGGCCAAAAGTTGCAATTATTGATCCAGATTTAATGTTAACTGTTCCTAGAGCAATTACAATTTCAACAGGCTTAGATGCTTTATCACATGCTTTAGAGTCTATTTGGAATGTTAATTCAAATCCAGTTTCAGATATTTTTGCAATCTCTGCTATTGAAGATATTTTGGATTGTTTACCTAAATTATCTCAAGATTTATTGAATGAAAATTTACGTTCAAAAATGGCATTAGCAGCTTTAAAAGCAGGGATTGCATTTTCGAATACAAAGACTGCGTTAGCTCATTCGATTTCTTATGAGATGACATTGAGGTATGGATTAGCCCATGGAATTGCATGCTCATTTACATTGCCTTATGTATTAGGACTTGCTTGGGGTAAGAGTAAATCAAGAGATCAAATCTTTAAAAAAATGTTCGGAAATAGTTTAGAAGATGCTCAGACACAATTATTGAATTTCTTACATAGCTTAGATGTTAAAACAGAGTTTTGTGATTATGGGGTATATGCAGACGAGCAAATGGAGATGATCAATTATGCGATGCAAGGAGCACGAGGAAAAAACTTTATAGGAGTTTCTCTTTCTTAA